Proteins co-encoded in one Sporosarcina sp. FSL K6-1522 genomic window:
- a CDS encoding pitrilysin family protein — translation MVEKYICANGVRIVHEKMPYVRSAALGIWVEAGSGDESESEAGIAHFIEHMLFKGTPTRSARTIAEEFDRIGGDINAFTSKEMTCYSATVLGHHASHALEVMADMFFNSSFNALEIAKEKSVVLDELAVVEDTPDDDVDERLWSIMYPNQPIGRPVLGYTETIETFDKQMIEQFMARLYTPERIVISVAGNYDEQLIQQIEAYFGSFHREEVKVASILSLPEFHGGVKEKLKDIEQAHICIGFQGLAVRDKRMHGLTVLDSIIGGTMSSRLFQEVREERGLAYSVYSYYSAYKTTGAFVIYGGTSPENLQEMTMTIDRIIDSVVDKGITDNELYNAKEQLKGGFLLGLESSEARMHRNGRSELILQAHKTIDEVVALIDGVQADQVHNVAMDIFTQQRAISMIVPEDLA, via the coding sequence GTGGTTGAAAAATACATATGTGCAAACGGTGTTCGAATTGTTCATGAAAAAATGCCTTATGTTCGTTCGGCAGCGCTTGGTATTTGGGTAGAAGCTGGTTCTGGAGATGAATCAGAATCTGAGGCAGGGATTGCGCACTTCATCGAACATATGCTGTTTAAGGGGACGCCAACGAGAAGTGCACGGACAATCGCCGAAGAGTTTGACCGCATTGGTGGCGATATCAATGCATTTACATCGAAGGAAATGACGTGTTATTCAGCGACAGTGCTCGGTCATCACGCTTCACATGCGCTGGAAGTGATGGCGGATATGTTCTTCAACTCGTCATTTAATGCGTTAGAAATCGCAAAAGAGAAATCGGTTGTGCTTGACGAGCTGGCGGTGGTTGAAGATACGCCCGATGACGATGTCGATGAACGCTTATGGTCCATCATGTATCCAAATCAGCCGATTGGTAGGCCTGTGCTCGGTTATACGGAAACGATTGAAACTTTTGATAAGCAAATGATTGAACAATTTATGGCGCGTCTCTATACACCGGAGCGGATTGTGATCTCGGTGGCGGGCAATTATGATGAGCAGCTAATTCAGCAAATTGAAGCGTATTTTGGTTCATTTCATAGAGAAGAAGTGAAAGTGGCGAGCATTTTGTCCCTTCCTGAATTCCATGGTGGCGTGAAGGAGAAGTTAAAAGACATTGAACAGGCGCATATTTGTATAGGATTTCAGGGGCTTGCGGTGCGTGACAAGCGCATGCATGGACTGACCGTTTTGGATAGTATTATTGGCGGCACGATGTCTTCACGCTTGTTCCAAGAGGTGCGGGAAGAGCGTGGGCTGGCGTATTCGGTGTACTCCTATTATTCTGCTTATAAGACGACAGGGGCATTTGTCATTTACGGAGGTACTTCACCGGAGAATTTACAGGAAATGACGATGACGATTGATAGGATTATTGACTCGGTTGTGGATAAAGGGATTACGGATAACGAATTATACAATGCTAAAGAACAATTAAAGGGCGGTTTCTTGCTTGGGTTGGAAAGCTCGGAAGCACGCATGCATCGCAACGGCCGAAGCGAACTTATTTTGCAGGCGCATAAAACGATCGATGAAGTAGTAGCGCTGATCGATGGCGTGCAAGCAGATCAAGTTCACAATGTCGCTATGGACATTTTCACGCAGCAACGGGCAATTTCAATGATTGTCCCTGAAGATCTTGCATGA
- the pnp gene encoding polyribonucleotide nucleotidyltransferase codes for MTEKKVYTFEWAGRPLTIETGQLAKQANGAVLVRYGDTTVLSTATSSKNSRGLDFFPLTVNYEERMYAVGKIPGGFLKREGRPSDKAVLTSRLIDRPIRPLFADGFRNDVQVISLVMSVDQDCSSEMAAMLGSSLALSVSDIPFEGPIAGVQIGRIDGQFIVNPTPAQLEKSELDLIVAGTKDAINMVEAGAKEVAEDIVLEAIMFGHEEIIKLIEFQEKIVAEVGKVKTEVELFQLDETILADIQNSCAADLNSAIQTQEKHAREDAINAVREAVIERYTEAEADEATMKQVKNVLDQLVKDEVRRLITDEKVRPDGRGLDEIRPLASEVGILPRTHGSGLFTRGQTQALSVCTLGALGEVQIIDGLGIEESKRFMHHYNFPNFSVGETGPIRGPGRREIGHGALGERALLAVLPNETDFPYTMRLVAEVLESNGSSSQASICASTMAMMDAGVPLKAPVAGIAMGLVKRGDNYSVLSDIQGMEDHLGDMDFKVAGTEQGITALQMDIKIEGLSRQILEEALAQAKVGRLKILNHMMTAIDTPRTELSEFAPKIIMIKINPDKIRDVIGPGGKVINKIIEETNVKIDTEQDGTIYISSPNNDMNNKAKTMIENIVREAKVGEYYMAKVKRIEKFGAFLELFPGKDGLLHISEIAEERTKAVEDVLKMDDVMYVKVIEIDNQGRVNLSRKVVLKEEKEAAEKDNK; via the coding sequence ATGACAGAGAAAAAAGTCTACACATTTGAATGGGCAGGTCGACCGTTGACAATTGAAACGGGGCAACTTGCAAAGCAGGCGAACGGCGCAGTGCTCGTTCGTTATGGCGATACAACAGTACTTTCAACAGCAACATCTTCAAAAAATTCACGGGGGCTAGATTTCTTCCCGCTGACGGTGAACTATGAAGAGCGTATGTATGCAGTTGGGAAAATCCCAGGTGGCTTCCTTAAACGTGAAGGACGCCCTTCTGATAAGGCTGTTTTAACGAGCCGCTTGATTGACCGTCCAATCCGTCCGTTATTCGCAGACGGTTTCCGTAATGACGTTCAGGTTATTTCGCTTGTGATGTCAGTCGATCAGGACTGTTCATCTGAGATGGCTGCAATGCTCGGGTCTTCACTCGCATTGTCTGTGTCGGATATTCCGTTTGAAGGACCGATTGCGGGCGTTCAAATTGGGCGTATCGATGGACAATTCATCGTCAACCCAACACCAGCACAATTGGAAAAGAGTGAACTCGATCTGATTGTTGCGGGAACAAAAGATGCGATTAACATGGTTGAAGCGGGTGCGAAGGAAGTTGCAGAAGACATCGTTCTTGAAGCGATTATGTTCGGTCACGAAGAAATCATTAAACTGATCGAATTCCAAGAGAAGATTGTTGCTGAAGTCGGCAAAGTAAAAACAGAAGTGGAGTTATTCCAACTCGATGAAACGATTTTAGCAGACATTCAAAATAGCTGTGCAGCAGATTTAAACAGTGCCATCCAAACGCAAGAAAAACATGCACGTGAAGATGCGATCAATGCCGTGAGAGAAGCTGTCATCGAACGCTACACAGAAGCTGAAGCAGACGAAGCGACGATGAAACAAGTGAAAAATGTCTTGGATCAGCTCGTGAAAGACGAAGTACGTCGCCTGATTACAGACGAAAAAGTCCGTCCAGATGGCCGTGGTCTTGATGAAATCCGTCCACTTGCTTCTGAAGTTGGCATTTTGCCACGTACGCACGGTTCAGGTCTCTTTACGCGTGGACAAACACAGGCACTTAGCGTTTGTACGCTTGGCGCATTGGGTGAAGTACAAATCATCGATGGCCTTGGCATTGAAGAATCAAAACGCTTTATGCACCATTATAACTTCCCGAACTTCAGTGTCGGTGAAACAGGTCCGATTCGTGGACCAGGCCGTCGTGAAATTGGTCACGGAGCACTTGGAGAGCGTGCGCTATTAGCTGTTCTGCCAAATGAAACGGATTTCCCATACACAATGCGTTTAGTAGCAGAAGTACTTGAATCAAACGGTTCATCTTCACAGGCATCAATCTGTGCGTCAACAATGGCAATGATGGATGCTGGTGTTCCATTGAAAGCGCCGGTTGCAGGAATCGCAATGGGGCTTGTGAAACGCGGAGACAATTACTCTGTTCTTTCTGATATCCAAGGAATGGAAGACCACCTAGGGGATATGGACTTTAAAGTAGCAGGTACTGAGCAAGGTATTACTGCGCTTCAAATGGACATTAAAATCGAAGGGCTTTCTCGTCAAATTTTGGAAGAAGCATTGGCACAAGCTAAAGTCGGCCGCTTGAAAATCTTGAACCACATGATGACAGCAATCGACACGCCACGCACAGAACTTTCGGAATTTGCGCCGAAGATTATTATGATCAAAATCAATCCAGACAAGATCCGCGATGTTATCGGGCCTGGCGGGAAAGTGATTAACAAAATCATCGAAGAGACAAACGTGAAAATCGATACAGAGCAAGATGGTACGATTTACATCTCATCTCCTAACAATGATATGAACAACAAAGCAAAAACGATGATTGAAAATATCGTTCGTGAAGCAAAAGTTGGCGAATACTACATGGCGAAAGTGAAACGCATTGAAAAATTCGGTGCTTTCCTTGAATTATTCCCAGGTAAAGACGGCCTTCTTCACATTTCTGAAATCGCAGAAGAACGCACGAAAGCGGTTGAAGACGTTTTGAAAATGGATGATGTGATGTATGTAAAAGTCATTGAAATCGACAATCAAGGACGCGTGAACTTGTCCAGAAAAGTCGTGTTAAAAGAAGAAAAAGAAGCGGCTGAAAAAGACAACAAGTAA
- a CDS encoding WYL domain-containing protein, translating to MDKQIKVQVLEMNAQQHQTNRVLSMYDRLQQGQLLTKKAEADAFHVSEKTIQRDIESIRKYLETTKTNKFLEYDHKEKAYKLEMDDNPHLQNEEILAIVKVLIESRAFPKVDMDRLINKLTDLAQLADQDFIKKLMLNEKHLYVDLQHQKSLIPLLWELAKAVHTKRLIKVRYQRERDEQDAERILKPVGLIFSEYYFYLIAYQTTRELDFPTIYRVDRITTCTVMDKHFELPYSDRFQEGEFRKRIQFMHAGELMTITFRFTGPSPQAVLDRLPTARIVSKEDDGDVVVFEAEVYGHGIKMWLLSQGEFVEVLGPEELRREMGESVTRMSVKYENRNQKKLALEFKR from the coding sequence TTGGATAAACAAATAAAAGTGCAGGTGTTGGAGATGAACGCACAGCAGCATCAAACGAATCGGGTTTTATCGATGTATGATCGTTTGCAACAAGGACAGCTGCTCACGAAAAAAGCGGAAGCAGATGCTTTTCATGTCAGTGAAAAGACCATTCAACGTGATATTGAAAGCATTCGCAAATATCTTGAAACGACAAAAACGAACAAGTTTCTTGAGTATGACCACAAGGAAAAGGCCTATAAGCTAGAAATGGACGACAATCCCCATTTACAAAATGAAGAAATTCTAGCTATCGTTAAAGTTTTGATTGAATCTCGGGCATTTCCAAAAGTCGATATGGATCGGTTGATTAACAAACTAACGGATTTGGCACAACTAGCCGATCAGGATTTCATTAAGAAATTGATGTTAAACGAAAAGCATTTATACGTAGACTTGCAGCATCAAAAATCCTTAATTCCGTTGCTGTGGGAATTGGCAAAAGCCGTCCATACAAAGCGACTTATTAAGGTACGTTATCAGCGGGAACGCGACGAACAAGATGCTGAACGCATACTGAAACCTGTAGGTCTAATTTTTTCAGAGTATTATTTCTACTTAATTGCTTATCAGACGACGAGAGAACTCGATTTCCCTACTATTTATCGGGTAGATCGAATAACTACATGTACGGTGATGGACAAGCACTTTGAACTGCCTTACAGCGACCGATTCCAAGAAGGTGAATTCCGCAAACGCATCCAATTTATGCACGCTGGTGAACTCATGACCATTACGTTCCGTTTTACAGGACCCTCCCCACAAGCCGTACTCGATCGCCTACCGACAGCAAGGATTGTGTCGAAAGAAGATGACGGTGATGTTGTTGTTTTTGAAGCGGAAGTATACGGACACGGGATTAAAATGTGGTTGTTGAGTCAGGGAGAATTTGTGGAGGTTTTGGGGCCTGAGGAGTTGAGGCGGGAGATGGGGGAAAGTGTTACTCGGATGTCGGTTAAATATGAAAATAGGAATCAGAAGAAACTGGCGTTAGAATTTAAAAGGTGA
- the rpsO gene encoding 30S ribosomal protein S15, translating into MAITQERKHELINEFKIHETDTGSADIQIAILTEEINNLNAHLSTHKKDHHSRRGLLKMIGTRRRLLRYLRETEVQRYRDLIAKLGLRR; encoded by the coding sequence ATGGCTATTACACAAGAACGTAAACATGAATTGATCAACGAATTTAAAATTCACGAAACGGATACAGGATCTGCAGATATTCAGATCGCTATCCTTACAGAAGAGATCAACAACCTGAACGCACACCTTAGCACTCATAAGAAAGACCACCACTCACGTCGTGGACTTTTGAAAATGATTGGTACGCGTCGTCGCCTGCTTCGCTACCTACGCGAAACAGAAGTTCAGCGTTACCGTGATCTTATTGCTAAACTCGGCCTACGCCGTTAA
- a CDS encoding bifunctional riboflavin kinase/FAD synthetase: MKIHKLHYPGNVEIEPVEQYSLAIGFFDGLHKGHQAVIGGAKKKAEELGIRSAVMTFDPHPSHLFGGGKNKVSYITQYPEKARLLEAMGIDTLFIVTFDMALASLSPEKFVDIFIKDLGVQHVTAGFDFTFGSKGAGTMEQMAALSGGTFGTTVIDKVTDNGEKVASTRIRQLLAEGNVEEAALLLDRPFRTVGTVVHGEKRGRLLGFPTANVQPADDTVLPANGVYAVRFTVDGEMLDGVCSVGVKPTFHESGIPPIVEVNVMDFDGDLYGKEVAVDWIKHLRKEEKFDSVDDLIAQMVKDKQQAKELLEI; the protein is encoded by the coding sequence TTGAAGATACACAAATTGCATTATCCCGGAAATGTTGAAATTGAACCAGTTGAACAGTATTCGCTTGCCATCGGATTTTTTGATGGTTTGCATAAAGGGCATCAGGCTGTCATTGGCGGCGCGAAAAAGAAAGCGGAAGAACTTGGCATCCGATCGGCAGTTATGACATTTGATCCACATCCATCACATCTTTTTGGTGGTGGTAAAAATAAGGTTAGCTACATTACACAATATCCAGAGAAAGCAAGATTGCTTGAGGCGATGGGTATCGATACGTTATTTATTGTCACATTCGACATGGCGCTTGCATCCCTGTCACCGGAGAAATTCGTGGACATTTTTATCAAAGACTTGGGCGTTCAGCATGTAACGGCTGGCTTTGATTTTACGTTCGGTTCAAAAGGGGCAGGAACGATGGAACAGATGGCTGCCTTGTCAGGCGGTACTTTTGGAACGACTGTTATCGATAAGGTGACGGATAATGGCGAAAAGGTCGCCTCAACACGCATTCGGCAGCTGTTAGCAGAGGGAAATGTTGAAGAGGCGGCTTTGCTACTTGATCGACCATTTCGGACAGTTGGTACCGTTGTGCACGGCGAAAAACGAGGGCGTTTACTCGGGTTTCCGACGGCCAATGTTCAGCCGGCTGATGATACCGTGTTACCGGCTAATGGTGTCTATGCTGTTCGCTTCACAGTGGATGGTGAAATGCTTGATGGCGTGTGCAGTGTCGGTGTGAAACCTACATTTCATGAGTCGGGTATTCCACCTATCGTTGAAGTGAATGTTATGGACTTCGACGGTGATTTATATGGTAAAGAAGTGGCCGTTGATTGGATTAAGCATTTGCGAAAAGAAGAGAAATTCGACTCGGTAGATGATTTAATTGCACAAATGGTGAAAGATAAGCAACAAGCAAAAGAGCTGTTAGAGATCTGA
- the truB gene encoding tRNA pseudouridine(55) synthase TruB — protein MDGILPLWKEKGMTSHDCVFKLRKILGTKKVGHTGTLDPSVEGVLPICIGQATKVAEYVTDSGKEYVAVVSIGKATETEDADGEVVASDESLKQISREQIEEALAQLTGEIVQIPPMYSAVKVNGRRLYEYARKGIEVERPERRVMIHEIELLDAVQLYEGEEVTFRIRVACGKGTYIRTLAVQIGELLGYPAHMASLVRTASGTYRQADCRTLDEVRALQEAGEITAIMRPLEDALTDFPSIEIADDLYEKVANGQVLPEHPLLQSEESIVFTKANKAIAVYKKHPSKLGLMKPEKMFPLNM, from the coding sequence ATGGACGGAATACTTCCTCTCTGGAAAGAAAAAGGCATGACGTCACATGATTGTGTATTCAAATTGCGAAAAATTCTTGGCACGAAAAAAGTTGGACATACGGGGACGCTGGATCCAAGTGTTGAAGGTGTGCTACCGATTTGTATTGGACAGGCTACCAAAGTAGCGGAGTATGTGACGGATTCTGGTAAGGAATACGTGGCAGTTGTGTCGATTGGAAAGGCGACTGAAACGGAAGACGCAGATGGTGAAGTCGTCGCTTCGGATGAATCGTTGAAGCAGATTTCAAGAGAACAGATTGAGGAAGCGCTTGCTCAATTGACAGGTGAAATCGTGCAGATCCCACCGATGTATTCAGCTGTAAAGGTCAATGGGCGTAGACTCTACGAATATGCACGTAAAGGGATTGAAGTCGAACGCCCTGAGCGCAGAGTCATGATTCATGAAATCGAGTTACTTGATGCTGTACAATTGTATGAAGGTGAAGAGGTAACGTTCCGCATTCGAGTGGCTTGTGGAAAGGGCACATATATTCGTACGCTGGCTGTTCAAATTGGTGAACTGCTAGGCTATCCGGCACATATGGCATCACTTGTCCGCACAGCTTCAGGGACATATAGACAAGCCGATTGTCGGACGTTAGATGAAGTGCGAGCTTTGCAAGAGGCGGGAGAAATTACAGCAATTATGCGTCCACTTGAAGATGCGCTTACGGATTTTCCATCCATTGAAATTGCTGACGACTTATATGAAAAAGTAGCGAATGGTCAAGTGTTGCCAGAGCATCCGCTACTTCAAAGTGAAGAGTCAATCGTCTTTACGAAAGCGAATAAAGCGATTGCTGTCTATAAGAAACATCCTTCCAAGCTTGGTTTGATGAAGCCTGAAAAGATGTTTCCGTTGAACATGTAA
- the rbfA gene encoding 30S ribosome-binding factor RbfA: MSMRANRVAEQMKKELGAIIGQKLKDPRIGFVTVTDVEVTGDLQQATIFISVLGKDSEKEDTLKGLNKAKGFIRTEIGQRIRLRITPEIKFEIDESVAYGNRIDSLLRQVKDGQDD, encoded by the coding sequence ATGTCAATGCGTGCTAACCGTGTCGCAGAGCAGATGAAGAAAGAACTTGGTGCAATCATCGGTCAAAAATTGAAAGATCCACGAATCGGTTTCGTAACGGTAACTGATGTCGAAGTGACCGGTGATCTTCAACAAGCAACTATTTTTATCTCCGTTCTTGGGAAAGATTCGGAAAAGGAAGATACGCTGAAAGGGCTCAACAAGGCGAAAGGATTTATTCGCACAGAAATCGGCCAGCGAATCAGATTACGAATCACACCTGAAATCAAGTTCGAAATCGATGAATCCGTTGCCTACGGAAATCGAATCGACTCGCTTCTCAGACAGGTCAAAGACGGACAGGATGACTAA
- a CDS encoding DUF503 domain-containing protein, protein MIVYAECCFFIPEAASLKDKRSVLKRMTDRVKNAYNVSIAEIDHQDLWQRTTIALVATASSKDAAEREVRRAIRFLESNPEWEMSEFTLDYY, encoded by the coding sequence ATGATCGTATACGCGGAATGTTGTTTCTTCATTCCGGAGGCGGCTTCTTTGAAAGACAAACGGTCTGTATTGAAACGAATGACGGATCGAGTGAAGAATGCGTATAACGTCTCCATCGCGGAAATCGATCATCAAGACTTATGGCAACGAACGACAATTGCGCTCGTTGCGACAGCTTCATCGAAAGATGCAGCTGAGCGTGAAGTAAGACGGGCAATTCGTTTTCTGGAATCGAATCCTGAATGGGAAATGTCCGAGTTTACGCTCGATTATTACTGA
- the infB gene encoding translation initiation factor IF-2 gives MTKIRVHEYAKQVNRTSKEVIDELGKINVSVTNHMSTLDKEAITKLDSKFNKNTKQAAPKSPEQKENAKPARTASNSNTGQGGQSRQGGNRPAQGSQSRPGQQGGQGGNRPAQGGQSRPGQGGQGGNRPAQGGQSRPGQGGQGGNRPAQGGQSRPGQGAQGGNRPAQGGQSRPGQGAQGGNRPAQGGQSRPGGRGGRPPARGINQGRRRYRPAPQPKVELPLPEKITFYESLSVAELAQKLHREPAEIIKKLFMLGVMATINQELDKDAIELICADYEVEVEEEIRIDVTDLEIYFEEPESEETETNPIERPPVVTIMGHVDHGKTTLLDSIRNTKVTQGEAGGITQHIGAYQIQEKGKKITFLDTPGHAAFTTMRARGAKVTDLTILVVAADDGVMPQTIEAINHAKAAEVPIIVAVNKMDKPTANPDRVMQELTEHGLVAEAWGGDAIFVPISALKGEGIDQLLEMVLLVAEVGELKADPNIRARGTVIEAQLDRGKGSVATLLVQDGTLHVGDPIVVGNTYGRVRAMISDIGRRVKEAGPSTPVEITGLSDVPQAGDRFVVFEDEKTARQIGEARAGEALQEQRVEKTRVTLDNLFDQMKQGEMKELNLIVKADVQGTVEAMAASLMKIEVEGVNVKIIHTGAGAINESDISLASASNAIVIGFNVRPDVNAKRAADEEGVDIRQHRVIYKVIEEIELAMKGMLDPEYEEKVIGQVEVRETFKVSKIGTIAGSYVTDGKITRDSSVRVIRDNIVIFEGELDTLKRFKDDAKEVAKGYECGITIKKFDDIKEGDIIEAFVMEEIKRV, from the coding sequence ATGACGAAAATACGTGTACACGAATACGCGAAACAAGTGAATCGGACAAGTAAAGAAGTTATCGATGAGCTTGGAAAAATAAATGTGAGTGTGACAAACCATATGTCGACGTTAGATAAAGAGGCGATTACGAAGTTGGACAGCAAATTCAACAAAAACACGAAGCAAGCAGCACCAAAATCACCTGAACAAAAAGAGAATGCCAAGCCAGCACGTACGGCTAGCAATTCGAATACAGGTCAAGGTGGTCAATCACGCCAAGGCGGCAACCGTCCGGCACAAGGTAGTCAATCACGTCCAGGCCAACAAGGAGGACAAGGTGGCAACCGTCCGGCACAAGGTGGTCAATCCCGTCCAGGTCAAGGAGGACAAGGTGGCAACCGTCCGGCACAAGGTGGTCAATCCCGTCCAGGTCAAGGAGGACAAGGTGGCAACCGTCCGGCGCAAGGTGGTCAATCGCGCCCGGGTCAAGGCGCACAGGGCGGCAATCGCCCAGCACAAGGTGGTCAATCCCGTCCAGGTCAAGGTGCACAGGGCGGTAATCGTCCAGCACAAGGCGGTCAATCACGTCCAGGCGGTCGCGGTGGGCGTCCACCAGCACGTGGTATTAACCAAGGACGCAGAAGATACCGTCCAGCTCCACAACCAAAAGTGGAACTACCATTACCAGAAAAAATTACATTCTATGAATCACTATCTGTCGCTGAACTTGCACAAAAGCTCCATCGTGAACCAGCTGAAATCATTAAAAAATTGTTCATGCTTGGTGTTATGGCAACAATCAACCAAGAACTTGATAAAGATGCGATTGAGCTAATCTGTGCAGATTACGAAGTGGAAGTTGAAGAGGAAATCCGCATTGACGTGACGGATCTTGAAATTTATTTCGAAGAGCCAGAATCGGAAGAAACGGAAACAAATCCAATTGAACGTCCACCAGTTGTAACAATCATGGGGCACGTTGACCACGGGAAAACGACGCTTTTGGACTCTATTCGTAATACGAAAGTAACACAGGGCGAAGCGGGTGGAATCACGCAGCATATCGGTGCGTATCAAATTCAAGAAAAAGGTAAAAAAATCACGTTCTTAGATACACCAGGTCACGCAGCATTTACAACAATGCGTGCACGTGGAGCAAAAGTAACGGATTTAACAATTCTTGTTGTTGCGGCTGATGATGGTGTGATGCCACAAACGATTGAAGCGATTAACCATGCGAAAGCAGCAGAAGTTCCAATTATCGTTGCAGTAAACAAAATGGATAAGCCGACAGCGAATCCTGACCGTGTTATGCAAGAATTGACTGAGCATGGCCTTGTAGCAGAGGCTTGGGGTGGAGATGCAATCTTCGTACCAATCTCTGCATTGAAAGGCGAAGGAATCGACCAATTGCTTGAAATGGTTCTGCTTGTTGCAGAAGTGGGCGAATTGAAAGCTGATCCAAACATTCGTGCACGTGGAACAGTTATTGAAGCACAACTTGACCGTGGTAAAGGATCAGTTGCAACACTTCTAGTTCAAGATGGAACGCTTCATGTAGGTGATCCAATTGTTGTTGGGAACACATATGGTCGAGTTCGTGCGATGATTAGTGATATCGGTCGTCGTGTGAAAGAAGCTGGCCCATCAACACCAGTTGAAATCACTGGTTTAAGCGATGTACCACAAGCGGGTGACCGTTTTGTTGTCTTTGAAGATGAGAAAACAGCACGTCAAATTGGTGAAGCAAGAGCAGGCGAGGCACTGCAAGAGCAACGCGTTGAAAAAACACGCGTAACACTTGATAACTTGTTTGATCAAATGAAACAAGGCGAAATGAAAGAATTGAACTTAATCGTAAAAGCAGACGTACAAGGTACGGTTGAAGCGATGGCAGCCTCATTGATGAAAATCGAAGTTGAGGGCGTTAACGTGAAAATCATCCATACGGGCGCAGGTGCGATTAACGAATCGGATATTTCACTTGCTTCTGCATCGAATGCGATTGTTATTGGCTTTAACGTTCGTCCAGACGTCAACGCGAAGCGTGCGGCAGACGAAGAAGGCGTTGATATTCGTCAACACCGTGTTATCTATAAAGTAATTGAAGAAATCGAGTTGGCTATGAAAGGTATGCTTGATCCTGAATATGAGGAGAAAGTAATTGGCCAAGTTGAAGTACGTGAAACATTTAAAGTGTCTAAAATCGGTACGATTGCGGGAAGCTATGTAACAGACGGTAAAATCACTCGTGATTCAAGCGTCCGCGTTATTCGTGATAACATTGTTATTTTCGAAGGCGAATTGGATACATTGAAACGCTTTAAAGATGATGCCAAAGAAGTGGCAAAAGGCTATGAGTGTGGAATTACCATTAAAAAGTTCGACGATATTAAAGAAGGCGATATTATCGAAGCATTCGTAATGGAAGAAATTAAACGCGTATGA
- a CDS encoding YlxQ family RNA-binding protein, with translation MTDPKKIFQLLGMAARARMIITGEELVLRDVRSNTAHLVIIAEDASKNTMKKVTDKCTFYNVEKHVFGSREDLGHAIGKESRVVLALTDAGFAKKLSGLLNEYNRGWANDENTCTRIRETSESDK, from the coding sequence ATGACAGATCCGAAAAAGATCTTTCAACTGCTTGGCATGGCCGCGCGTGCAAGGATGATTATTACGGGTGAAGAATTGGTCTTACGTGACGTAAGGTCAAACACTGCACACCTCGTGATTATCGCCGAAGATGCATCTAAAAATACAATGAAAAAAGTAACAGATAAATGTACGTTTTACAACGTTGAGAAGCATGTTTTCGGGAGTCGCGAAGATCTTGGGCATGCAATCGGAAAAGAGTCGCGGGTCGTACTCGCGCTAACGGACGCAGGTTTTGCTAAAAAACTGTCCGGGCTCCTCAACGAATACAACCGGGGGTGGGCTAATGACGAAAATACGTGTACACGAATACGCGAAACAAGTGAATCGGACAAGTAA
- a CDS encoding YlxR family protein: protein MTNMKKVPLRKCAATGEMFPKKEMIRIVRTKEGEVSVDLTGKKSGRGTYVSKSEEAVETARRKRSIESQLGAAVPEQVYDDLLHAIRREALK from the coding sequence ATGACAAACATGAAAAAAGTACCTTTGCGTAAATGCGCGGCAACGGGCGAAATGTTTCCGAAAAAAGAAATGATTCGCATTGTGCGCACGAAGGAAGGGGAAGTTTCAGTTGATCTCACAGGTAAGAAGTCGGGCCGGGGGACATATGTGTCAAAATCCGAAGAAGCCGTTGAAACTGCGCGCCGTAAACGTTCGATTGAAAGTCAACTAGGAGCAGCTGTACCTGAGCAAGTCTATGATGATCTTCTCCATGCAATACGCCGGGAGGCTTTGAAATGA